The following coding sequences lie in one Alosa alosa isolate M-15738 ecotype Scorff River chromosome 21, AALO_Geno_1.1, whole genome shotgun sequence genomic window:
- the gdpd2 gene encoding glycerophosphoinositol inositolphosphodiesterase GDPD2 isoform X2, producing the protein MSGRCAALAICSRGIYSCYWKHSSERKRRCACCWFSFVGLATLLTLAWLFIWMALYNSRDDMNTKTFEKMKEWINWFMVIVIISAVLAIYCLLLLLFALFQYALNEPLDLHCVHKVFLSVGLLIVLAGVVAISREWKNEWPTVPVFLQATAPFLQLGAVLALTLLSGLVFKTYYRARRSASRVFIMLAWAVVSLVVFLCPLLIHDFSPCVLEELPPKPALVGHRGAPMLAPENTMMSFRRSLECNVTAFETDVLLSKDGHPFLMHDNASLRRTTDVEKIFPQRKDNSSNSFTRNEIRRLNAGQGFLDLQTDPLQRTPSLSDTEWSNVRNQSVPFLQDLLDLAKEHNVSIIFDLKNERLNNSDANYTVQTILASGIAQNLIWWLPRVHRADVKKMAPGFRQVYGSLPALRNDNGSHLNVKYNKLSTKEMRELRNKNVSVNLWVVNQRWLFSLVWCSGASSVTTNACHIFKDMAQPDWTLEPKLYMMIWISADLVSLLMMFGLFLLQRQKRAKKRARRQIFGVEPERTIPLLTI; encoded by the exons ATGTCAGGGAGGTGTGCTGCTTTGGCCATCTGCTCCAGAGGCATTTACAGTTGCTACTGGAAGCACTCCAGTGAAAGGAAGCGAAGA TGTGCCTGCTGTTGGTTCTCTTTTGTTGGCCTGGCTACCCTGCTCACCTTGGCCTGGCTGTTCATTTGGATGGCCCTATACAACTCCCGTGATGACATGAACAC GAAGACATTTGAGAAAATGAAGGAGTGGATAAACTGGTTTATGGTGATAGTCATCATATCTGCTGTGCTTGCCATTTATTGTCTCCTTCTGCTG TTATTTGCACTTTTCCAATATGCCTTAAATGAACCCTTGGACTTGCACTGTGTGCATAAG GTGTTTCTGTCTGTAGGTCTTCTAATAGTCTTGGCTGGGGTCGTGGCGATCAGCCGGGAGTGGAAAAATGAGTGGCCCACTGTCCCAGTGTTTCTTCAG GCCACGGCCCCCTTTCTCCAGCTGGGCGCTGTGCTGGCGTTGACCCTGCTCAGCGGGCTGGTGTTCAAGACTTACTACAGAGCTCGGAGGAGTG CATCCAGGGTCTTCATCATGCTGGCCTGGGCAGTCGTCTCCCTTGTGGTGTTCCTCTGCCCTCTCCTCATCCATGACTTCTCACCCTGTGTGCTGGAGGAGCTTCCCCCTAAACCGGCTTTGGTTGGACACCGGGGTGCACCAATG TTGGCCCCTGAGAACACCATGATGTCGTTCAGACGGAGTCTGGAGTGCAACGTGACTGCATTTGAGACAGACGTGTTGCTCAG CAAAGATGGTCATCCCTTCCTGATGCATGACAACGCCTCACTTAGGAGGACAACCGATGTAGAAAAGATATTTCCACAACGCAAGGACAACAGCTCAAATAGCTTTACCCGGAATGAGATACGACGTTTGAATGCAGGACAAGGTTTCTTGGAT TTGCAGACGGATCCACTGCAAAGGACTCCTTCTCTGTCTGACACAGAGTGGTCAAATGTCAGAAATCAGAGTGTGCCATTTCTTCAAGACCTTCTAGACTTGGCCAAAGAACACAATGTCTCAATCATCTTTGACCTCAAAAATGAAAGACTGAACAATAGTGATGCAAACTACACAGTGCAGACCATCCTGGCATCAGGCATTGCGCAAAACCTG ATCTGGTGGCTTCCACGTGTACACAGAGCAGATGTTAAGAAAATGGCTCCTGGCTTCCGCCAGGTCTACGGCAGTCTACCTGCCTTGAGAAATGACAACGGAAGTCATCTGAATGTGAAATACAACAAACTAAGTACAAAAGAAATGAG AGAGCTGCGGAACAAGAATGTGTCAGTGAACCTGTGGGTGGTGAATCAGCGGTGGCTGTTCTCCCTCGTGTGGTGTTCCGGAGCCAGCTCTGTGACCACCAACGCCTGCCACATTTTTAAAGACATGGCCCAGCCAGACTGGACGCTA GAGCCAAAGCTATATATGATGATCTGGATTTCTGCTGACCTGGTGTCGTTGCTTATGATGTTTGGGTTGTTTCTCCTTCAAAG GCAAAAGAGGGCCAAAAAGAGAGCAAGGCGACAGATTTTCGGCGTGGAACCAGAGAGAACTATCCCCCTTCTTACCATCTGA
- the gdpd2 gene encoding glycerophosphoinositol inositolphosphodiesterase GDPD2 isoform X1 — protein sequence MSGRCAALAICSRGIYSCYWKHSSERKRRCACCWFSFVGLATLLTLAWLFIWMALYNSRDDMNTKTFEKMKEWINWFMVIVIISAVLAIYCLLLLLFALFQYALNEPLDLHCVHKVFLSVGLLIVLAGVVAISREWKNEWPTVPVFLQATAPFLQLGAVLALTLLSGLVFKTYYRARRSASRVFIMLAWAVVSLVVFLCPLLIHDFSPCVLEELPPKPALVGHRGAPMLAPENTMMSFRRSLECNVTAFETDVLLSKDGHPFLMHDNASLRRTTDVEKIFPQRKDNSSNSFTRNEIRRLNAGQGFLDLQTDPLQRTPSLSDTEWSNVRNQSVPFLQDLLDLAKEHNVSIIFDLKNERLNNSDANYTVQTILASGIAQNLIWWLPRVHRADVKKMAPGFRQVYGSLPALRNDNGSHLNVKYNKLSTKEMRELRNKNVSVNLWVVNQRWLFSLVWCSGASSVTTNACHIFKDMAQPDWTLEPKLYMMIWISADLVSLLMMFGLFLLQRCCLRHAKGRCLATIINQISLELKNKKIRSFSCQLKFNIHNIIKCNLIFQSFMKALFHFSLLILLIIDVDHLLNMYINKLKCILLVS from the exons ATGTCAGGGAGGTGTGCTGCTTTGGCCATCTGCTCCAGAGGCATTTACAGTTGCTACTGGAAGCACTCCAGTGAAAGGAAGCGAAGA TGTGCCTGCTGTTGGTTCTCTTTTGTTGGCCTGGCTACCCTGCTCACCTTGGCCTGGCTGTTCATTTGGATGGCCCTATACAACTCCCGTGATGACATGAACAC GAAGACATTTGAGAAAATGAAGGAGTGGATAAACTGGTTTATGGTGATAGTCATCATATCTGCTGTGCTTGCCATTTATTGTCTCCTTCTGCTG TTATTTGCACTTTTCCAATATGCCTTAAATGAACCCTTGGACTTGCACTGTGTGCATAAG GTGTTTCTGTCTGTAGGTCTTCTAATAGTCTTGGCTGGGGTCGTGGCGATCAGCCGGGAGTGGAAAAATGAGTGGCCCACTGTCCCAGTGTTTCTTCAG GCCACGGCCCCCTTTCTCCAGCTGGGCGCTGTGCTGGCGTTGACCCTGCTCAGCGGGCTGGTGTTCAAGACTTACTACAGAGCTCGGAGGAGTG CATCCAGGGTCTTCATCATGCTGGCCTGGGCAGTCGTCTCCCTTGTGGTGTTCCTCTGCCCTCTCCTCATCCATGACTTCTCACCCTGTGTGCTGGAGGAGCTTCCCCCTAAACCGGCTTTGGTTGGACACCGGGGTGCACCAATG TTGGCCCCTGAGAACACCATGATGTCGTTCAGACGGAGTCTGGAGTGCAACGTGACTGCATTTGAGACAGACGTGTTGCTCAG CAAAGATGGTCATCCCTTCCTGATGCATGACAACGCCTCACTTAGGAGGACAACCGATGTAGAAAAGATATTTCCACAACGCAAGGACAACAGCTCAAATAGCTTTACCCGGAATGAGATACGACGTTTGAATGCAGGACAAGGTTTCTTGGAT TTGCAGACGGATCCACTGCAAAGGACTCCTTCTCTGTCTGACACAGAGTGGTCAAATGTCAGAAATCAGAGTGTGCCATTTCTTCAAGACCTTCTAGACTTGGCCAAAGAACACAATGTCTCAATCATCTTTGACCTCAAAAATGAAAGACTGAACAATAGTGATGCAAACTACACAGTGCAGACCATCCTGGCATCAGGCATTGCGCAAAACCTG ATCTGGTGGCTTCCACGTGTACACAGAGCAGATGTTAAGAAAATGGCTCCTGGCTTCCGCCAGGTCTACGGCAGTCTACCTGCCTTGAGAAATGACAACGGAAGTCATCTGAATGTGAAATACAACAAACTAAGTACAAAAGAAATGAG AGAGCTGCGGAACAAGAATGTGTCAGTGAACCTGTGGGTGGTGAATCAGCGGTGGCTGTTCTCCCTCGTGTGGTGTTCCGGAGCCAGCTCTGTGACCACCAACGCCTGCCACATTTTTAAAGACATGGCCCAGCCAGACTGGACGCTA GAGCCAAAGCTATATATGATGATCTGGATTTCTGCTGACCTGGTGTCGTTGCTTATGATGTTTGGGTTGTTTCTCCTTCAAAG GTGCTGTCTCAGACATGCTAAAGGTAGGTGCCTAGCTACAATAATCAATCAAATAAGTCTTgaactaaaaaacaaaaaaattcgGTCCTTCTCTTGTCAGCTCAAATTCAATATCCATAATATAATCAAGTGTAACTTGATTTTTCAATCATTCATGAAAGCTTTATTTCACTTTTCACTTCTTATTCTTCTTATCATTGATGTTGATCATTTGCTGAATATGTATATTAACAAATTAAAGTGCATATTGCTGGTTTCCTAG
- the gdpd2 gene encoding glycerophosphoinositol inositolphosphodiesterase GDPD2 isoform X3 encodes MSMAAFDNLINYMQRITSTHPMYNWCSCGKKGCIVFCHSLVRLYTASLSSSLQEAQATAPFLQLGAVLALTLLSGLVFKTYYRARRSASRVFIMLAWAVVSLVVFLCPLLIHDFSPCVLEELPPKPALVGHRGAPMLAPENTMMSFRRSLECNVTAFETDVLLSKDGHPFLMHDNASLRRTTDVEKIFPQRKDNSSNSFTRNEIRRLNAGQGFLDLQTDPLQRTPSLSDTEWSNVRNQSVPFLQDLLDLAKEHNVSIIFDLKNERLNNSDANYTVQTILASGIAQNLIWWLPRVHRADVKKMAPGFRQVYGSLPALRNDNGSHLNVKYNKLSTKEMRELRNKNVSVNLWVVNQRWLFSLVWCSGASSVTTNACHIFKDMAQPDWTLEPKLYMMIWISADLVSLLMMFGLFLLQRCCLRHAKGRCLATIINQISLELKNKKIRSFSCQLKFNIHNIIKCNLIFQSFMKALFHFSLLILLIIDVDHLLNMYINKLKCILLVS; translated from the exons atgtcaatggcagcctttgacaatctaattaattacatgcaGAGGATAACTAGCACTCACCCAATGTATAACTGGTGCTCCTGTGGCAAAAAAGGCTGCATAGTGTTCTGTCACTCACTGGTACGCTTATATACAGCATCTTTGAGCTCATCATTGCAAGAAGCGCAG GCCACGGCCCCCTTTCTCCAGCTGGGCGCTGTGCTGGCGTTGACCCTGCTCAGCGGGCTGGTGTTCAAGACTTACTACAGAGCTCGGAGGAGTG CATCCAGGGTCTTCATCATGCTGGCCTGGGCAGTCGTCTCCCTTGTGGTGTTCCTCTGCCCTCTCCTCATCCATGACTTCTCACCCTGTGTGCTGGAGGAGCTTCCCCCTAAACCGGCTTTGGTTGGACACCGGGGTGCACCAATG TTGGCCCCTGAGAACACCATGATGTCGTTCAGACGGAGTCTGGAGTGCAACGTGACTGCATTTGAGACAGACGTGTTGCTCAG CAAAGATGGTCATCCCTTCCTGATGCATGACAACGCCTCACTTAGGAGGACAACCGATGTAGAAAAGATATTTCCACAACGCAAGGACAACAGCTCAAATAGCTTTACCCGGAATGAGATACGACGTTTGAATGCAGGACAAGGTTTCTTGGAT TTGCAGACGGATCCACTGCAAAGGACTCCTTCTCTGTCTGACACAGAGTGGTCAAATGTCAGAAATCAGAGTGTGCCATTTCTTCAAGACCTTCTAGACTTGGCCAAAGAACACAATGTCTCAATCATCTTTGACCTCAAAAATGAAAGACTGAACAATAGTGATGCAAACTACACAGTGCAGACCATCCTGGCATCAGGCATTGCGCAAAACCTG ATCTGGTGGCTTCCACGTGTACACAGAGCAGATGTTAAGAAAATGGCTCCTGGCTTCCGCCAGGTCTACGGCAGTCTACCTGCCTTGAGAAATGACAACGGAAGTCATCTGAATGTGAAATACAACAAACTAAGTACAAAAGAAATGAG AGAGCTGCGGAACAAGAATGTGTCAGTGAACCTGTGGGTGGTGAATCAGCGGTGGCTGTTCTCCCTCGTGTGGTGTTCCGGAGCCAGCTCTGTGACCACCAACGCCTGCCACATTTTTAAAGACATGGCCCAGCCAGACTGGACGCTA GAGCCAAAGCTATATATGATGATCTGGATTTCTGCTGACCTGGTGTCGTTGCTTATGATGTTTGGGTTGTTTCTCCTTCAAAG GTGCTGTCTCAGACATGCTAAAGGTAGGTGCCTAGCTACAATAATCAATCAAATAAGTCTTgaactaaaaaacaaaaaaattcgGTCCTTCTCTTGTCAGCTCAAATTCAATATCCATAATATAATCAAGTGTAACTTGATTTTTCAATCATTCATGAAAGCTTTATTTCACTTTTCACTTCTTATTCTTCTTATCATTGATGTTGATCATTTGCTGAATATGTATATTAACAAATTAAAGTGCATATTGCTGGTTTCCTAG